The Branchiostoma floridae strain S238N-H82 chromosome 8, Bfl_VNyyK, whole genome shotgun sequence genome has a segment encoding these proteins:
- the LOC118421276 gene encoding snRNA-activating protein complex subunit 4-like, whose amino-acid sequence MAEQSIDLEREKIERETEQIKQVLSGRLVIDSSEGEYSSEEESDHEEKLAIASPVEPFRSSVSPRISNAGSRASSQLSRDTLILTPHTVEGVRSRPSSGLVVAGPSSAPDVGYQQEEEDQTEEEVQGLIQDLEPEEVLELNQNYQEYIHDMLNRVQLMLAQNRERQTALKSELTESDRGSDGRVKRGHGLWNFFKPYFKDSYGNGPPPNEDARHKREEKTVNPFVCLSKKWSAKDHKTLYAAVRSDGMQKKTRSLMNK is encoded by the exons ATGGCCGAACAGAGCATTGATCTGGAGCGAGAAAAGATTGAAAGGGAGACTGAGCAGATTAAACAGGTCCTGAGTGGGAGATTAGTTATTGACAGCTCGGAGGGAGAGTACAGTTCGGAGGAAGAGTCCGACCACGAGGAAAAGCTAG CTATAGCATCTCCAGTAGAGCCCTTCAGGTCATCAGTGTCACCAAGGATCAGCAATGCAGGGTCCAGAGCATCTTCTCAG TTGTCCAGAGACACTCTCATCCTCACCCCTCACACAGTGGAAGGTGTGCGCAGCAGACCGTCATCAGGCCTGGTCGTCGCAGGGCCGTCTTCAGCACCGGATGTGGGGTACCAGCAGGAAGAGGAGGATCAAACAGAGGAGGAAGTACAAGGG CTGATCCAGGATCTGGAGCCAGAGGAGGTTCTGGAGCTGAACCAGAACTACCAGGAGTACATCCATGACATGCTGAACAGGGTACAGCTCATGCTGGCGCAGAACAGGGAAAGACAG ACTGCGCTGAAGTCGGAGCTGACAGAGAGTGACCGAGGATCAGACGGCAGGGTCAAACGGGGCCACGGGCTGTGGAACTTCTTCAAACCTTACTTCAAAGACAGCTATGGAAAC GGCCCCCCTCCCAATGAGGACGCACGCCACaagagagaagaaaaaacagtcaaCCCGTTTGTGTGTCTCTCCAAAAAAT GGTCAGCAAAAGACCACAAGACCCTCTACGCAGCAGTCAGAAGTGATGGGATGCAGAAGAAAACACGGTCACTCATGAACAAGTAA